A stretch of the Leishmania donovani BPK282A1 complete genome, chromosome 21 genome encodes the following:
- a CDS encoding 40S ribosomal protein S11, putative — protein sequence MPVAPQYYHAHAVDATIQHEKAYQRQTAVNENMH from the coding sequence ATGCCCGTTGCGCCCCAGTACTACCACGCGCATGCGGTGGATGCCACCATTCAGCACGAGAAGGCGTACCAGCGCCAGACGGCGGTGAATGAGAACATGCAC